In the Methylomonas rhizoryzae genome, one interval contains:
- a CDS encoding pyrophosphate--fructose-6-phosphate 1-phosphotransferase, with the protein MNKPKKVAILTAGGLAPCLNSAIGSLIERYTEIDPSIEIICYRGGYKGLLLGDSYPVTEAVRKKAGVLQAFGGSVIGNSRVKLTNVKDCVKRGLVQEGQDPQKVAADQLVKDGVDILHTIGGDDTNTAAADLAAFLASNDYGLTVIGLPKTVDNDVFPIKQSLGAWTAAEQGARYFLNVAAENNSNPRMLIVHEVMGRNCGWLTAATAQEYRKLLDKAEWLPELGLSRESYEVHAVFIPEMDVDLAAEAARLRAVMDKVDCVNIFVSEGAGVEAIVAEMQAKGQEVPRDAFGHIKLDAVNPGKWFGEQFAQMIGAEKTLIQKSGYFSRAAAANVDDMRLIKSCADLAVECAFRRESGVIGHDEDNNNVLRAIEFPRIKGGKPFDIDAEWFGQMLAQIGQAKGNKVDVSH; encoded by the coding sequence ATGAATAAACCAAAGAAAGTGGCAATTCTTACCGCAGGCGGTTTAGCGCCTTGCTTGAACTCGGCTATCGGTAGTTTGATCGAGCGCTATACCGAGATTGATCCGAGTATCGAAATTATTTGCTACCGGGGCGGTTACAAGGGCTTGCTGTTGGGAGATTCTTATCCGGTCACCGAGGCGGTACGTAAAAAAGCCGGCGTGTTGCAAGCTTTTGGTGGGTCCGTGATCGGCAACAGCCGGGTCAAGCTGACTAACGTTAAAGACTGCGTGAAGCGCGGTTTGGTCCAAGAAGGCCAGGATCCGCAAAAAGTGGCGGCCGACCAATTGGTTAAAGACGGCGTCGATATTTTGCATACCATAGGCGGCGACGATACCAATACCGCGGCGGCCGATCTGGCGGCATTTTTGGCTTCCAACGACTACGGCTTGACGGTAATCGGTTTGCCGAAAACGGTCGATAACGACGTATTTCCGATCAAACAATCCTTAGGTGCATGGACCGCGGCCGAGCAAGGTGCGCGTTATTTCTTAAACGTGGCGGCCGAAAATAATTCAAACCCGCGCATGCTGATTGTGCACGAAGTCATGGGTCGTAACTGCGGATGGTTAACGGCGGCCACCGCGCAAGAGTACCGTAAATTGCTCGATAAAGCCGAGTGGCTGCCGGAGTTAGGGTTGTCGCGCGAATCCTACGAGGTGCACGCGGTCTTCATTCCGGAAATGGATGTCGATTTGGCGGCGGAAGCGGCGCGGCTGCGAGCGGTGATGGACAAGGTCGATTGCGTTAATATTTTCGTGTCCGAGGGCGCGGGAGTCGAGGCCATCGTTGCGGAAATGCAAGCAAAAGGCCAAGAAGTGCCGCGCGATGCGTTCGGGCATATTAAGCTGGATGCGGTTAATCCGGGTAAATGGTTCGGCGAGCAATTCGCACAAATGATAGGCGCCGAAAAAACCTTGATACAAAAATCCGGTTATTTCTCGCGCGCCGCGGCGGCTAACGTCGATGACATGCGTTTAATCAAGTCTTGCGCGGATTTGGCTGTCGAGTGTGCGTTTCGCCGCGAATCCGGCGTTATCGGCCATGACGAGGATAACAATAATGTGTTGCGGGCTATCGAGTTTCCGCGCATCAAAGGCGGCAAACCTTTCGATATCGATGCCGAATGGTTTGGTCAAATGTTGGCACAAATCGGTCAGGCTAAGGGTAACAAAGTCGACGTCAGTCACTAA
- the rplM gene encoding 50S ribosomal protein L13, whose amino-acid sequence MKTFSAKPAEVKRDWYVIDAEGKTLGRLATEIARRLRGKHKPEFTPHVDTGDYIIVVNAEKVGVTGNKEKDKIYYRHTGYIGNMKSASLGKLRQTFPDRIISTAVQGMLPKNPLGRAMFKKLKIYAGPEHNHQAQQPKALDF is encoded by the coding sequence ATGAAAACATTTAGTGCAAAGCCCGCAGAAGTTAAGCGCGATTGGTACGTAATTGATGCAGAAGGAAAGACGCTTGGTCGCCTTGCTACTGAAATTGCACGACGTCTTCGCGGCAAACATAAACCGGAATTTACCCCGCACGTAGACACCGGTGATTACATCATTGTCGTCAATGCCGAGAAAGTGGGCGTTACCGGCAACAAAGAAAAAGACAAAATCTACTATCGTCATACCGGCTACATCGGCAACATGAAATCCGCGTCTTTGGGTAAACTGAGACAAACTTTTCCCGACCGCATTATCAGCACCGCCGTACAAGGCATGCTGCCTAAAAATCCTTTAGGCCGGGCTATGTTCAAAAAACTTAAAATTTACGCGGGTCCTGAGCATAACCACCAAGCTCAACAACCCAAGGCACTCGATTTTTAA
- the rpsI gene encoding 30S ribosomal protein S9: protein MAAQYYGTGRRKSSIARVYATVGSGKFIINSRPVAEYFGRKTDEMIARQPLELLGKSGDFDVNIIVCGGGPSGQAGAIRHGLARALIEFDEASRSPLRKAGYVTRDARVVERKKVGLHKARKRPQYSKR, encoded by the coding sequence ATGGCAGCTCAATACTACGGAACCGGTCGTCGCAAAAGCTCGATTGCCCGCGTCTACGCCACCGTCGGCTCAGGAAAATTCATCATTAACAGCCGGCCGGTCGCAGAATATTTCGGTCGCAAAACCGACGAAATGATCGCAAGACAGCCATTGGAATTGCTGGGCAAAAGCGGCGATTTCGACGTCAACATTATCGTTTGCGGCGGTGGCCCATCAGGTCAAGCCGGCGCCATCCGCCACGGCTTAGCCCGGGCGCTGATCGAATTCGACGAAGCATCCCGCTCTCCGCTGAGAAAAGCCGGCTACGTCACCCGCGATGCCCGCGTGGTAGAGCGTAAAAAAGTGGGCTTACACAAAGCTAGAAAACGTCCGCAATACTCGAAACGTTAA
- a CDS encoding TolC family outer membrane protein, translating into MLRLLAALWLASIPGAAAIADDLMQIYQLARENDPDAKIGVIDQAAAAEVRSQSIAQMLPNISFTADSSRNRLESQSFLGQTLQHFWNSSLGISLKQPVFHWEHWIGLDQADNKIAQAEAQNQAKQQDLMARTAEAYFNVLAAQDYLTFSLAEKKAIEKQLEQAKQRFDVGVIAITDVYEAQAGYDRATASVIEAENTIDNRKEALRQIIGEHPAGLSALGQSVPLGEPAPQDISAWAHSAESNNFSIVAQINQAEYIRKSIELQQAGHLPTVDLVAQYQEQDNRNLYGLRGNTESFGLQLNLPLFQGGGVASKVRQAEYAYQAAREELIKVKRSVNRQVKDAYRGVLTSINTVKALDTTVKSAELAVEAAEAGFEVGTRTMVDVLTVQRNLYKAKSDYATSRYNYLINGVKLKQAAGSLSEADLQDINRYLNKVSD; encoded by the coding sequence ATGTTAAGACTGTTGGCGGCGCTATGGCTGGCGTCGATACCGGGTGCGGCCGCTATTGCAGACGATTTGATGCAGATCTATCAGCTGGCCAGGGAAAACGACCCCGATGCGAAGATAGGCGTTATCGATCAAGCCGCCGCTGCCGAAGTACGTTCGCAAAGCATCGCACAGATGTTGCCCAATATCAGTTTTACCGCGGACAGTTCGCGCAATCGTTTGGAAAGCCAGAGCTTTTTAGGGCAAACATTACAGCACTTTTGGAACAGTTCGCTAGGTATATCGCTCAAGCAACCGGTTTTTCACTGGGAGCATTGGATAGGGCTGGATCAGGCGGACAACAAGATTGCGCAAGCGGAAGCGCAAAATCAGGCCAAACAACAGGATTTGATGGCGCGCACGGCCGAAGCCTATTTCAATGTGCTGGCTGCTCAAGACTATTTGACCTTTAGTCTGGCGGAGAAGAAGGCGATCGAAAAACAGCTCGAGCAAGCCAAACAGCGTTTCGACGTCGGCGTGATTGCCATTACCGATGTCTATGAGGCTCAAGCAGGATACGATAGAGCCACGGCTTCGGTGATAGAGGCGGAGAATACTATCGATAATCGAAAGGAAGCCTTGCGCCAGATTATCGGCGAGCATCCCGCCGGTTTAAGTGCATTGGGACAAAGCGTACCGCTGGGCGAACCGGCTCCGCAGGATATATCGGCCTGGGCGCATAGTGCCGAAAGCAATAATTTTTCTATCGTCGCGCAGATTAACCAGGCCGAATACATACGTAAAAGCATTGAGTTACAACAAGCCGGGCATTTGCCGACCGTCGATCTCGTCGCCCAATATCAAGAGCAAGACAATCGCAACCTGTACGGGTTACGCGGGAATACTGAAAGTTTCGGTTTGCAGCTCAATTTGCCGTTATTTCAAGGCGGCGGGGTTGCGTCCAAAGTCAGACAGGCGGAATACGCTTATCAAGCGGCGCGCGAAGAATTGATCAAAGTCAAGCGTAGCGTGAATCGTCAAGTGAAGGACGCTTATCGGGGGGTTTTGACCAGCATTAATACGGTTAAAGCTTTGGATACGACGGTAAAGTCTGCGGAATTGGCCGTCGAAGCCGCGGAGGCCGGGTTTGAAGTCGGTACCCGGACCATGGTGGACGTATTGACGGTGCAGCGTAATCTCTATAAGGCCAAAAGCGATTATGCGACCAGTCGATACAATTATCTGATCAATGGCGTCAAGCTCAAGCAGGCCGCAGGCAGTTTAAGCGAAGCGGATTTGCAAGACATCAATCGGTATTTAAACAAAGTAAGCGATTAG